The following are from one region of the Quercus robur chromosome 1, dhQueRobu3.1, whole genome shotgun sequence genome:
- the LOC126722731 gene encoding serine carboxypeptidase-like 31, translated as MDFASKMKVLHTVALVLLLSMEPVVCFGQWKWSSTTSGEKITTEGNGDLVTGGLPGQTDVNFKHYAGYVTVNETKGRALFYWFYEATTQADVKPLVLWLNGGPGCSSVGYGATQEIGPFLVDKDGNSLKSNPYSWNREANILFLDSPIGVGFSYTNTTSDYIGLGDVLTANDAYNFLHKWFLKFPSYRKRTFYIAGESYAGKYIPELADLIQDKNKDPSLYIDLKGILLGNPETSDADDWRGLVDYAWSHAVISDETHNIIKSTCDFDANDTWSNKDCTEAVDELFRQYKVIDIYSLYTSTCTINSTDADNNSMHFKMKRTSNMMPRILGGYDPCLDNYAKTFYNRPDVQKALHVSDGHQLKNWSICNETIFNNWTYTNPSVLPIYKKLITAGVRIWVYSGDTDGRVPVLSTRYSLNVLKLPITKAWRPWYHEKQVSGWFQEYKGLTFATFRGAGHAVPNFKPSDSLAFFSAFLLGESPQAVR; from the exons ATGGATTTTGCATCAAAAATGAAAGTTCTCCACACTGTGGCTCTTGTTCTTCTCCTATCAATGGAGCCTGTTGTGTGTTTTGGACAGTGGAAATGGAGTAGTACGACTAGCGGGGAAAAAATTACCACAGAAGGGAATGGAGATCTTGTAACTGGTGGTTTGCCTGGCCAGACTGATGTAAACTTCAAGCACTATGCTGGCTATGTCACTGTAAATGAAACAAAGGGAAGGGCACTCTTTTACTGGTTCTATGAGGCCACGACTCAGGCTGATGTAAAACCATTAGTTCTGTGGCTTAATGGAG GGCCCGGGTGCTCTTCCGTGGGATATGgagcaacacaagagattggtcCTTTTCTAGTGGATAAGGATGGAAATAGTCTTAAATCTAATCCCTACTCATGGAACAGAG AAGCCAACATATTATTCCTGGATTCTCCTATTGGGGTCGGTTTTTCATACACGAATACAACTAGTGATTACATTGGTTTGGGAGATGTACTTACAG CGAACGATGCTTATAACTTCCTCCACAAGTGGTTCCTCAAGTTCCCGTCTTATAGAAAGCGAACCTTTTATATTGCTGGAGAAAGCTATGCAG GAAAATACATTCCGGAATTGGCTGACCTCATCCAGGACAAGAACAAAGATCCCTCTCTTTATATCGAtctcaagggtattttg TTGGGTAATCCCGAAACATCTGATGCTGACGACTGGAGAGGTCTAGTGGATTATGCTTGGAGTCATGCTGTGATATCAGATGAGACACATAACATAATCAAATCAACCTGTGATTTTGACGCTAATGATACATGGAGCAACAAAGATTGTACTGAAGCCgttgatgaattatttagacAGTATAAGGTGATTGATATCTATAGCCTCTACACCTCAACCTGTACTATCAATTCAACTGATGCAGATAACAATTCaatgcatttcaagatgaagcGCACATCTAACATG ATGCCAAGAATCTTGGGTGGTTACGATCCATGCCTTGATAACTATGCTAAGACATTCTACAACAGACCAGATGTTCAGAAGGCTCTACATGTTAGTGATGGTCACCAGCTAAAGAACTGGAGCATCTGCAA TGAGACTATATTTAACAATTGGACATACACAAATCCATCTGTCCTTCCTATATACAAGAAGCTAATTACAGCAGGAGTTAGAATATGGGTCTACAG TGGAGACACGGATGGAAGAGTTCCTGTACTGTCTACAAGATACAGCTTAAATGTCCTGAAACTACCCATCACTAAGGCATGGAGGCCTTGGTACCACGAGAAACAG GTCAGTGGTTGGTTCCAAGAATACAAGGGACTTACGTTTGCAACATTTAGAGGAGCTGGCCATGCAGTACCTAACTTCAAACCAAGCGACTCATTGGCATTTTTCTCAGCCTTTCTCCTAGGAGAATCTCCACAAGCTGTTCgttaa